The genomic region GCGATTTTAACGAACAGTATATCCGTCCTTACCGCACGGCACTTGATCCCGTTGCCCGTGCCGGCGAAACCCTGTCGGCGCTGCTCTTCCGCCGCGGAGACGTTGCGAAAGCGTTGCATCGTGTGGTGGCGCAGATACAGGATATCGGAAATCTGGCGAGGCTGGACATGCAGGAACCGGATGCCGTGACGATCATGTCGCTAATGTCTCGTTTCGCACAAGGCGATGCTCCGTTCGCACCGGACGCTGTGACGGTCGGTTCCCCTCGCCAGATTAGCACCCGTGCGGACGCCATCGCATTCCTGCGCAGCCATGGAGTTCTGGCTGCGACAAATCCAAGCGATGCAGCATCGGGGATATATGTCAGCGATACCGGAGAGATCAGGCTTGATAGTGCGGCCAAACAGATGCGGGTTGTCACGCAGCATACGGAAGCACTTGCATTCTCATCCATCACCCAGCCGGTACAACTCGGGCAGCTCTGGGTCGGTTCGGCTTCCGGTGCGGGCATGCTGTCTGTTTCTTCGCTCGATGGCCAGACGGTAGCGGACAGCAGCAAGCTATTGCTGATCTTCGCCACGGATGCACGTAATACCGACATGGTCTTCGCCGACAACGAAGAAAAGACTGTCAGTAGCTTCGGCACCTTGCCGGTGCAGATCAAGGTTGGGCATGTCTGGTTCAAGATGCCGATCAACACCGCCTGGCGCTTATCCCCGGTCGGACTGGATGGCGCGGTGCAGCCTCCGGCGATAACGGGTGACGGAACGGATGGACTCAATGTCGAGCTTTGGAACAATGTTTCTGTTCTGGCGAACCCACCGGGACCAACGACTTATTTTGTGATCGAACGCGTTTAAAAACTTTCCCACCGGGCGCCGGATTGCGCGCCCTGTTGAAAATCGAGCGCGCTTTTTCGGGAGCGGCGGCGCGAAAAGGCAAAGACAGAGTTGTACTCTGTTCGTCATCTGCCTTCGCAAAATGCTGGGCTATCTTCAATTCAAGGTGCGTCGCAGGTCCGGCATGTCAAGCGAGAAGGCGGGGATATCGACTTCGAACATGCTGCCACCATTACCCTGCATCTGATACCGTCCGACCATGACACCGGATGTGGTGGTTAACGGGCAGCCCGAGGAATATTGAAATGAATCGCCGGGCTCAAGTGTCGGCTGTTCGCCAACCACACCCGCGCCGCGCACCTCTTCGACGTGTCCGTTTGCGTCGGTAATCTGCCAGTAACGCGAGCGAAGTTGTACGGTTTCCGTCGAATTGTTGGCGATCGTTATACGATAACCCCAGACATAAC from Brucella intermedia LMG 3301 harbors:
- the apaG gene encoding Co2+/Mg2+ efflux protein ApaG; this encodes MYRAVTRGIEVSVEPFYLEDQSDPDENRYVWGYRITIANNSTETVQLRSRYWQITDANGHVEEVRGAGVVGEQPTLEPGDSFQYSSGCPLTTTSGVMVGRYQMQGNGGSMFEVDIPAFSLDMPDLRRTLN